The genomic DNA CACAAAACAAAGGGCAGGAGTGAAACAGCAACCAGCTGAGGGCTCCTCATTGCCGTTGCACAACGCTCCTTCCTCCTGCACATCCACACCAGCCACAGGACATTTTGTGCTCCTGGGGCTGTCCAGAGTTGACCAACACCATGGGAGCAGAGCAAACCACGGCTGGAGGAAGGGGCTTCACCCCCATCCTTGCAAGAGCAGCAGAAATTTCTGGTGAGCACAGATAAGAACAGAGATCTTCGTGATTCATCCCCTCCCCAGTGATCAGCCTGGAGCACAGCCAGATTTTTTgatcaaaatcacctcaaaagcaagaaatatatatttttttttttttttttccttagcaggAAGCTTGCTGCTAAAAATAAAGCAGGTGGGCTGAGGAGAGAGGGGTTATTTTTCTACTAACCACTAAAAATTTCAAATGTTGCCCTGAATTGTTCACTGATTCCCCTGGAGTCAGCAGGTCTCAGGTCCCCCCAGGTTTCCATGCAGCTGACTCCTGCAAATCATTGTGGCCATCACCTCCCTCAGGTCCCAGACCAAGATTTTGATTCTCAATCCAAGATTTTGCTCCTCAATCCAAGATTTTGGTCCTCAGTCCAAGATCTGATATGCTGGCTGCCCTTGGGTTGTTTTCCCAAAGGTGATGGAACCACAGAATGATTCTGGAAGGGATTTTGAATCTCATCTCCTTCCAGCCGTGATGTGTGAAtccatcccaccttccccagCACAAAACTGAATTCcttcctgctgcttttcccaTCCTTACCTGCACAGAGCCCCCAGAATCCCAGCACCTCTCCTCTTCCCTCTCCGGCCAATTTATTTACAGCTCCCTGTGAGCAGATCTGCCCCAAAATTCGGGTTTCAAACCTAAAAGCACCAAAACGCAGCCCAGGGTGAGTAAAACCGTTCTCACCCCACCCACACTGCCCCAGCTATTCCTTTTagcaccagcagcttcacagaAACAGCCCCGGGTTTCACCCACCCAGGCACTGAAAGCAGTGACACAAAGAGAGAGCCtgcggccaaaaccccaccagggGGACAATtctgctggggagggagggacagggcagggtggAGGGGGTGACACCATGGGCAGCCTTCTTCTCCAGGGCTGGGATGGTCAGGAAAGCCTGGGAAGCTCCAGGACCACCCTGGAAAGCTTCAGGGCCATTCTGGAAACTCCAGAGCCACCATGGGAAGCTCTAAGACCACCCTGGGAAGATCCAGGACCACCCTGGGAAGCTTCAGAGCCACCATGGGAAGTTCCAGGATCATCCTGGGAAGCTCCAAGACCATCCTGAAGTTCCAGAACTATCCTGGAAGATACAGGACCACCATGGGAAGCTTCAGGGCCACCCTGGAAAGGTCCAGGACCATCCCGGAAGCTTCAGAGCCACCATAGGAAGCTTCAGGACCACCCTGGGAAGCTCCAGAACCATCCTGGGAAGCTCCAGGACCACCCTGGGAAGCTTCAGGGCCATTCTGGAAACTTCAGAGCCACCATGGGAAGATTCAGGACCATCCTTCGAAGATTCAGGACCACCCTGGGAAGATCCAAGGCCCCCTAGGAGCTCCAGCACCATCCTGGAAGCTTCAGGACCACCCTGGGAAGTTCAGGACCATCCTGGAAGCTTCAGGGCCACCATGAGAAGCTTCAGGACCATCCTGGGAAGCTTCAGAACCACCCTGGGAAgttccaggaccatcctggaaaGCTTCAGGACCACTGTGGGAAACTTTATGACCACCATGGAAAGCTCCAGGGCCACCCTGGAAGCTTCAGGACCCCCCTGGAAAGCTTCAGAGCCATCATGGGAAGCTCCAGCACCATCCTGAGAAGCTCCAGCACCATCCTGGAACCTCCAGGACCACCCTGGGAATCTCCAGGACCACCCTGGGAAGCTTCAGGGTCATTCTGGAAACTCCAGAGTCACTATGGGAAGCTTCAGGACCACTCTGGGAAGCTTCAGACCACTATGGGAAACTTCATAACCATCCTGGGAAGCTCCAGGGCCATCATGGGAAGCTCCAGGACCATCCTTGGAAGATCCAGGACCACCCTGGGAAGCTTCAGAGCCACCATGAGAAGTTCCAGGATCACCCTGGGAAGCTCCAAGACCATCCTGGAAGCTTCAGGACCatcctgagaagcttcagagcCATCATAGGAAGCTCCAGGGCAAGCCTGGGAAGATCGAGGACCATCCTGGAAGCTTCAGGACCACTATGGGAGACTTCATGACCACCATGGAaagctccaggaccatcctggaagctccaggaccatcctgAGATGCTCCAGCACCACCATGGGAAGCTTCAAGACCACCCTGAGAGATCCAGGGCCACCCTGGAGAACCTGGTGTCCACTGCTGGCTTCAATCCAGTGCCCAGCTGAGGGAAATGGAGAGGGAAATGAGCCGTGggtgcctgctctgctctgctcttcccTCCCCAAAcacgcacagaaaacatctcaagCCACACATCTTCCCACCGGGGTTGAGATTTGTGTCAGTGAGCACCCGTAAtttccaaaacaggatctctgtaACAAAAGCAACCCAAACCTCATCCCCGCCCTGAGGCAAACTGAGGGTTCACTGCCGGGATTTGCGTTTGGTTAGAGAatctttgtttgggtttttttttttgtttttttttttccaaagcgtGGAACCTACGCAAGGCCGCGAGACCTCGGGGGATGGAAACTGCTGCGGGTGCTTCACACCTGAAACACATCTGGGTGCTGTGTCTGACACTGCAGCAGCCACGGGAGCGGCAGCAGGACCGagcacagcctgggcagtgccagggaccagccccggctgggcagccCCGGGTATTGGGATATTTACCAGTATTGGAATAGTTACCAATGGGAAAAATCCTGTATTGGGATATTTACCAGTACTGGAATATTTACCAATGGGAAAAATCCTGTATTGGGATATTTACTGGTACTGGAATATTTACCAATGGGAAAAATCCTGTATTGGGATATTTACCGGTATTGGAATAGTTACCAATAGGAAAAATGGGTATTGAAATATTTACCGGTATTGGAATATTTACCAATGTGAAAAATGGGTATTGGAATATTTACCGGTATTGGAATATTTACCAATGTGAAAAATGCAGTATTGGAGTATTTACAACTATTGGAATATTTACAAGTATTGGAATATTAACCAGTATTAGAATATTTACCAATATGAAAAATGCAGTATTGGAATATTTACCAATGGGAAAAATCCTGTATTGGGATATTTACCGGTATTGGAATATTTACCAATGGGAAAAATCCTGTATTGGGATATTTACCAGTATTGGAATATTTACCAATGGGAAAAATCCTGTATTGGGATATTTACCGGTATTGGAATATTTACCAATGTGAAAAATGGGTATTGGAATATTTACCAATGTGAAAAATGCAGTATTGGAGTATTTACAAGTATTGGAATATTTACCAGTATTAGAATATTTACCAATATGAAAAATGCAGTATTGGAATATTTACCAATGGGAAAAATCCTGTATTGGAATATTTACCAGTACTGGAATATTTACCAATGTGAAAAATGCAGTATTAGAATATTTTCCAATGTGAAAAATGCAATATTGGAATATTTCCCAGTATTGAAATATTTACCGGTATTGGAATATTTACCAATGTGAAAATGAGATATTAGAATATTTTCCAATGTGAAAAATGCAGTATTAGAATATTTACCAATGTGAAAAATGCAATATTGGAATATTTCCCAGTATTGAAATATTTACCGGTATTGGAATATTTACCAATGTGAAAATGAGGTATTAGAATATTTTCTCATGTGAAAAATGCAGTATTGGAATATTTACAAGTATTGGAATATTAACCAGTAATAAAATATTTACCAATATGAAAAATGCAGTATTGGAATATTTACCAATAGGAAAAATCCTGTATTGGAATATTTACCAGTATTGGAATATTTACCAATgtgaaaaatgcctattttatgattggctttttgcaaatattaaaatgaatattgtatgtgttgtgttagaaagtgatgctgtgttaattctcttaagtagtgtgttaaatatagttttaggttataacaaaatgttaaaatagaaacgatgctatgtaggatacttttttctaaagaaaggactcacactgagatagcagccacaggatgcctgaatctttcagagaaagagaatttactgCTACATTATCAGGagaatgaacttcttcctgcctcaaggtgctgtcaggattcagaggaagaagctgacactgcccagacagaatcctgtgtttgagtggaatttatgcatcatggatgaggtgtatgaatatgcaacaggctgttgctgttaagggttaatcctctgttaacgtggggcctttttcgggcttattttgcccagagtGCTGGTGCAGTTTCAGTGTggatgtagtgtaatatagtatagaataatatagtacaATAAAGTCATTAAtcaattaattagccttctgatatcacaGGGTCGGATGCATCATTTCTTTCCAGATGTTTTACAATGAGCCCCTTCCTCacctcccgcagccccggcaccgGTGGTGGTGACGGGAACCGAGCACAGCCCCGGCGGCCCCGACACCGGGCAGGcacagtgtctgtctgtctgtctgtctgtctgtctgtctgtctgtctgtctgtctgtgccctgccGGCACCCGGGCTTGGCACCCGCGGCCCCGTGTGCCACAGCATCACCCGCAGCATCCACAGCACCCCACAGCATCTACAGCATCACCAAGATCCACAGCACCCCACATTaccccacagcaccccacagCACCCCACACCACCATCCACATCATCCACAGCACCCCCCATCATCCTACATCAACCCACAGCaccccacagcaccccacagCACCCCACACCACCATCCACATCATCCACAGCACCCCACATCATCatccacagcacccacagcaccccacaTCATCATCCCACAGAATCATTCCATACAATCCCATAGCACCCCACACCATCCCATAGCACCCCATGGcaccccacagcacccacagcacccctCATCATCCTGCATCACCCCACATCCTACCAAAGCGTCTCACATCACCCCATagcaccccaccccatcccacatcACCCCACAGCATCCACAGCACCCCATACCCTCCAAAAACATCCCACATCACCCCATAGCACCCCACACCATCATCCACAGCACCTCATGCCCTCCCACATCACCCCACAGCATCCACAGCACCCCACACCATCATCCCACAGCATCATGCCATACAATCCCATAGCACCCCACACTATCCCACAGCACCCCACAGCACCCCACATCATCCCATCCCCTCCAAAACATCCCACatcaccccagagcaccccacagCACCATCCCACACAATCCCACATCACCCCACAGCATCATCCCACACAATCCCACATCACCCCACAGCATCATCCCACACAATCCCACATCACCCCATAGCACCCCACAGCATCATCCCACACAATCCCATTgccccccaccccatcccacagcaCCCCAGAGCCCCAGCCCAGGGGTGACACGTGCTGGGCAGggatgtccctctgtccccaagcCCCAAGGGGGGCTCAGCCTTTCTGGTGGCAAAAAGAGCAATTTTagggcacagagagagagagagcagctgGAGCACTGCGGGATCTTCACAGCCACACAAGCAACAGGAGAGACTGGGTGACTCTTTAAGTGTCTTTAATCCAAAGGACTGAAGAGCAGACTGGGAAGATTAGTATAAGCCAACAgacaaaaacaatttaaaaaaattaaaaaaaaaaaaaaagggtggggGGGGATAAAAACCAGTTtttcaaaacaaattaaaattccGTACAGTGTCTAAAAAGATCACCTAAAAACTAAACCTTAAAAAATTGTTTTTCCCCATTCAAACACATTTAACGAAgtgacaaaataataataataataatcatcatcatcatcatcatccatggACTAAAGacttcagagcagctgcaggcccacagacagacacacaccccacacggacagacagacagggagggCTGGGGTGCTGCTTTTTGGCTCCTGTGCTTGATTTGGGACCCTCCCACCCCAGGACAGCTCTCTGTCCCTGGAGCCTGCTTCTAGCCAGCATCCACACAGGGAACACTCTGTCTGGGTTTCAGCTCTACAgtagtttttaaaaaatatttatatgttCTATACCCTAAAAAGGTCACCACAGGAGTTTTCATGTCTTtggaaggaaggaggaggaaaagaaaaaaaatatatatatatataaatcaaaACTGtttcacaaaagaaaaataaaaatccaattATTGGCGGCGTTCACCTACAGGACGAAaaaatccctggctgcaggtgtGGATCTGAGAGGGGGGAGGATCTCACCACCTGCTCCAGAAAGGTCAGAAACACAGGTGAGTAGCTAAAAATAACTAGTCTGGTATAAATGTCTGAATTCCATGCGCTCGATAGAACAGTctgtttctttttgtctttttttttccttaaaaaatatatatatatatatttatagttattGCTTTCTGGAGGGCTGGTGGGCAGGGCCCTCAGTGGGGCAGCGTGGTGGGCTCGGGGGGGTtggctttcttcctcctcttcatcaGCAGAGGGTTCGAGGAATCCTCGATTTTCTTGATCTTGATTTGTTCGTAGTCCACTCTCATGGTGGCCAGGGCACTGGTCATCTCCTCCTGTGGGCACACAGAGACATCAGCAAAGCCCTCCAGGGTGAAATATGGTCTCCTCAAGCCAGGTCTCTAAGTTCTTGGGGATCTGTTTCACACCCAAATAGCTCAGCTACCTCAGAGGGAATAAAATGAGCAGGATGGTGTGACAGAGTTCACTGGGGTtgttggatgagggaagagatgaggatctgactccacgtttcagaaggctgacttattattttatgatatatattatattaaatctatactaaaggaatagagaaaggatttcatcacaaggctagctaagaatggaaaaagaaggaatggtaacaaaggctctgtctcggactctctgtcccagcctgctgactgtgattggccattaattagaaacaaccacatgagaccaatcacagatccactgttgcattccacagcagcagataaccattgttcacattttgttcctgaggcctcttagcttctcaggaggaaaaatcctaaggaaaggatttttcataaaagatgttaACCCAACACAGCCACTCCACCACTACATCatgtcccaagtgccacatctatgcagctttgaacacttccagggacagtgaatGTGCCTGGTCTGCAGTGCCCAGGAGAGGACATTCCCCAGATGACAGAGGGGTGCAGAGCTTTGCAGGCAGGGTCAGAGGAGAGGTTTTACCTTCACATCCTCCCACAGGTCCTTCTCCTCCTTCAGCACACGGCTGGTGTGCAGCGGGGTCTGGGGCACCTGCATGGATTGCTGCCAGGAGAGGGGAGGAGCGTGAGCTGGGATGGATCCAATAGCATCCCattaacccatcccatggatcccatcccaccccatcccaccccatcccatcccatcccatggatcccatcccatcccatcccaacccatcccatcccatggatcccatcccatcccatcccatcccatcccatcccatcccatcccatcccatcccatcccatcccatcccatcccatcccatcccatcccatcccatcccatcccatggatcccaatcccatggatcccatcccatcccatcccatggatcccatcccatcccatcccatcccatcccatcccatcccatcccatggatcccatcccatcccatcccatcccatggatcccatcccatcccatcccatggatcccatcccatcaaccCCAtaccatcccattatcccatcccattatcctcTGGAtctcatcccattatcccatggatcccacaccattatcccatggatcccatcccactatctcatcccatcccatggatcccatcccttggatcccatcccatcgcaTGGATGCCATCTCATTATCCCAtgccatcaatcccatcccatcccatcccatcccatcaatcccatcccatcccatggatcccatcccatggatcccatcccattccatgatcccatgatCCCATCTCACCATGATCCAGGGGTGGTTCATGAACTCCGTTATCGTCATGCGCTGGGTCGGGTCTGTCTTCAGCAGGTTTCGGATCAGCTGCTTCACTGCAGGGGTTGGGGCAGGGTCAggggcctgcagcagctcctggggggctccagccccagccccaaaaCCCCTGAGTGCCCTCCCGTGTGCCCTCCCCTGTGCCACACGCCTGACCCTGCACAAACCCTTCAGCAAAAGCCTCTCCAGCAGAGGTGAAGATGCTGAGAGGTGACTCCTGCCACAGCCAGGGGtctgagctgctcccagccctccaaAGGAGACCTCAGCCTGGGCACAGGCCCCACAGGGACCACGTTTACCTTCCTCTGACACCTCGGACCACTCGGGGTTGGGGAACTCGTACTGGCCCATCCGGATCCTCTTCTTCATGCCAGGAGAGATGGCCAGGCCGTGGTTGGAGTAGAAGGGGGGGTACccacacagcctgtgccaggaggGGGAACAGAGTCAATgtggcaccccaaaaacctccccaggGGCAcaaggcagtgcaggagcaggagctgagccctgcaggagggacaggaaCCCTCAGACTTACAGAATATACATGATGACACCCAGGGACCACATGTCACAGGACTTGTCGTACTTCTCTGGGCCCAGCACTTCTGGAGCTggtaaaaacagaaagaaaatcctAAATCTGAGTGTCAGCACTGGGTGAGAGGGCTCTGACACCCCAGGGAGACATCAAGAGCCACTGTGGGAagctctgcctggagcagcccccagctccctgctgcaggcTCCAGGAGACAAAAGATGGTTTTGTCACTTTTAACAGGGGGCACACTCCTACACCAACCCCAAGGCCAGCCCCCAGGCATTTACCTGGAAAATGAAAtaggaaagccttacaaatatgattgcttggcaaaagattttgagaatatggaaactataagcgagattgaaatgaaagcaagctttgagatacctcaggtactgaacaactggaaaacaatggtgtggccagctgaaggtgatccccttttgatggaacaacaccctctgcttgcagacagtccaagggtcagagcagaccctacagcttggcagaagggcccaaagaggagtttttagggtttaaaatgtaacacagtgtggtaatgtaatgattcttataggctgtatggaaatgctgtaggatttgtatcttggactagattggttagtgagaattagaatattcagcacagcaGAAGATTTagggtattgtaatgggaacctcgctctcttactttcttatcctctcttttactctctcatcctctttaccacactcttgccttctctctctttacttctctcagccctgctccagctgtggctggcagctcccagcagggccctgcaccctttgcaataaaccccaagttccaagccctggctgcagagatctctcatctccatccatccccaacCATCCTACCCCTGATGTTCCTCCACTCACCCACGTAGTAGGGTGTGTAGCAGGGCGTGGCCAGCGAGTTGTGCGTGGTGGTTTCCTTGGCGAAGCCGAAGTCGGTGAGTTTCAGCACGGCGTTGGGCCGCTTGGAGGTGTACAGGAGGTTCTCTGGCTGGGAA from Melospiza melodia melodia isolate bMelMel2 chromosome 28, bMelMel2.pri, whole genome shotgun sequence includes the following:
- the MAPKAPK2 gene encoding MAP kinase-activated protein kinase 2, with amino-acid sequence MLSGAPPPPAGFPSPAPPPQPPPPPPPAAPPHGPPPFPGKGGLQIRKNAITDDYKVTTQVLGLGINGKVLEIFSKKSGEKFALKMLQDCPKARREVELHWRASQCAHIVRIMDVYENLYQGRKCLLIVMECLDGGELFSRIQDRGDQAFTEREASEIMKSIGEAIQYLHSINIAHRDVKPENLLYTSKRPNAVLKLTDFGFAKETTTHNSLATPCYTPYYVAPEVLGPEKYDKSCDMWSLGVIMYILLCGYPPFYSNHGLAISPGMKKRIRMGQYEFPNPEWSEVSEEVKQLIRNLLKTDPTQRMTITEFMNHPWIMQSMQVPQTPLHTSRVLKEEKDLWEDVKEEMTSALATMRVDYEQIKIKKIEDSSNPLLMKRRKKANPPEPTTLPH